The genomic region TTTCTTGCAGATACCTAAACCCAGGCCAGCTGATGCAAAGAGAAAGAGGTACATTTGGTTCATGTGGTGGGGAAGAAGCAATATTTTGCCATCCTGGATACTGAAGTTTTGTCTCCTTTTTTATGGTACTGATTCTACACCCACCCAATGTCATATTTCCCAAAAAGCTTGATCTTTACATCAGGCTGAAGGAGTTTTGTGATTTGCAGTCTTTTGTATGAGAGAAAATGGTTATATCCACTCAGTGCATTACTTGAGACTGCCCATCTTGCTGATTGCGATTAGCTGGAATCTAAAATAGCCACTTTTGTCTCTCACAGGCACAGTCTATGAAAAGTATGAGCCCATATTTTTCCAGTCCATTGGCAATCCATTTATATTTAGATGTATAGATGGAGTGCTTATTGATGGGAATGACAAAGGAATATCAAAAGTTATATACAGGTAGGTCCTTAATAGAAAAATGTCAGCCCCTTTGTACTTCTCTAATAGTGTTTTTAAGTAAAACCAAATAACTTGAAAGTTGCCTGTTTCAGGTTTTTATATGGAATAAAATGCTAGCCACAGATTTGGGGGTTAGTTTATTTTCtggcagggacccaggtggtgctgtgggataaaccacagagtctagggcttgccgatcagaaggttggcggttcgagtccctgtgatggggtgagctcccgttgttcggtcccagctcctgcccacctagcagttcgaaagcacgtcaaagtgcaagtagataaatagggaccactctggcgggaaggtaaatggcatttccgtgtgctgctctggttcgccagaaagcggctttgtcatgctggccacatgatccggaagctgtttgcagacaaacgccagctcccttggcctatagagcgagatgagcgccacaaccccagattcgtcctcgactggacctaacggtcaggggtacctttacctttaccttattttctGGCTGTAGAACATAACCTTTTTTTTGCAGTTGCACAGCTTTGATATTGGGAATGTACAAGTGGTTGTCTTATTTCCCTGTGACTTTTTTAACATTTATAAGAAGTTAACCTTTAAGGCAGAACAACATCTGCCAATAAGATGGGTCCATAAAACCATATTTGACAAAACCTGTACTACCGTACTTTTACTGTAGAATATTTCACTGTTCCGTGACTCAATATTTACTTAAAATTTGGAAGCTAACAGAAAAGCCGAAGCTCATGTCTGCACAAATTTGAACTAAAACAAACTAATGGGAAAGTAGTGGGTTGGACACTACTTTTTATGGCTGATGTTGATTTGTATCCAGTGCTTGCAGATGTGAGAATCACTTCCTTCTCTGTATATTCACTAACAATATAATGTGTCGATTGTTGATGTGCTGGTCTCATCTATGGTAAGTTTTGTGCTTTGGAAAGGACTCCACAGATTTACACAGATAATATAGGTGTGATGCTTGTGCCAGAAATTCACATGgtactatatatttatttatagcatgTTTACCCTGGAAAGGCTCCTAGAGTGATTTGGAAAAGATCAATAACAAACAAGATAGTCCTGCCCTCAAGCTTGCAATTTAAAAGacaagacacaaaaggaaaagggtgtaaggagggaggaggaaaacaagcaaaatcGGACATAAACTCTTTAATCTACAGTACATTTTACTGCAGTCCAGGGAGGAGAAGAGTCAAATGGTGCTGGTTTCTCATCAGAACTGATAAGAGTGGGTCATGCTGCCCCATTTCAGTCTCTGCTGCAACCAAATGTAATGGTTGTCTGGATAATCACAAGTTCTTGGTTGTTAAGGAGTATTTATGATTTAAAAATCAAATGACTGGCAGGTATTCTTTGCATCTGCAAATATCTACTGCAAAGTAACATCCTTGCCATCACAGCCCTTCCTTAGACTTGAGCAAAAACCTTTTTTGTTACCAAAAATGAAGGTACATAGCTTGGGCGTGCAAGATCCACCAAGTTAAATGCAGCCCATCAGCTATGTATTAAAGTCTGGCAGATGCTTGACAACCATGCCTTAATCCAAAGTGGAACTTACGTGCTGCGTATTGTATTTGCTGCTTGCAGGTGCTGTATAGGATGTGGTTAATGAGTAGCATAGTCTTAGCAAATGAATTTAATTTGTGGAGTGTGTATGTACACGTGTTGGCTTTGAAAAGATATGATTGCTCAAGAAGCTGTCAAAATGGGGTTTTTAGTTAACGCTGTAAGTTTTTTCAGGTCATGCAGCAAGAGAGATCAGATTGGTCCTTTGAAAATGAGTGACGTATTTTGGCTTACAACTGGTCTGCAGAATCCACTGGCAGTGGGGCAGTATGTCAACAATTGCTCACCTGGTAAGTAGGAAACAGACTTTTTCCTAGACAAGGTTCgggcaccttaaagaccatcATGTTGAGTTCTTCAAGGATACAACTTTATGGGAGATTAACTTCTGGCTCACTGCTGCCAAGCTGCCATTGTTGCTTCTAATCTGCAGTTTGGGTGAATGCTGGCACCCATCTTTTGCATAGCGGGAAGTGGTACATCTCCATATAATATTTATTGTCAGGTTGGATTTTCTTCATTCACATGGTTACATCAATGAGGATGCTCCACATAAACGGTTTTAGAGCATCTGAACAGAATTTTTGTTAAAATGATAATGAAATAATGCGAGTGATGACTTACGTAAATAAATCAAAAAGATGCATTAACTGAGAGTTGCACCAAtatccagagaagcctccggaacactgctgctgttgctgctgctgtgagtgtctgggaagaccgctccctcctccggccaactccatcgggcctaggaggcgggcctacactcaccaacacagcttaagaggtgccgagaagggcagcctcggctcttgctctgtaaattactattgtttgtataatgtattttacattgtaatgtagccaaagcaaattccgagtatattgaaaaatgtacttggccaataaattattattctattctattctattctattctaaaaaTATTAGTGCATGTCATCTTTTTCAagatttttcctcttctttttccatcAGGTAAAGCAGCCAATGTATGCTATCAGGAATTTGACGTGCCTGAAAATTTTCCTATAGAATTTAAACAGTATCTTCCAAACATAAACTACTGTCATGAGATACAGAGGTGAGTTTAATCAAATACTTGTTACAATCTCATAGATTGGATTAGGTTTGATAATTTGACTAGCTCATTATTGCCAAATAGGTCACATATTTAAACCTTCACTTATTGGAacctaaagaaagaaaaactggtGTGTGTTATGCATGTATAAGTGCATGTGTATAATAGTATCTGAAATTCCTCCACTATGCAATCTGCAGGCCCCTTAGATGTGTCGTTCTCATTGCTCTCCAAGACATTGGACCAGGAGAAGAGCTTTTCTCAAACTATTACACAATTATCAGCTGAGCCTGAGGATCCACTGACTGACCAGTTTTGGACTCCTGAGGTATTTTTTACTGAATGCATACTTGGTGGCAGTGAGGGGTTTGGTGCATCCTTTTGGCTGAGCCTTTTAAGAAAAATCGTTGCAAAATTAGTGGTTTATGCAGTGTTAAAACAGTGCCTGCAACCACCAGTGGTCTTCATCCTATATATTTTCTTACTGTTATATCTTAGGATTTGCTCGTGTTCCTTTTTAGGTACCTTACTGAATTTATATCAATAAACATAGTATGCTTTGTAAGTTTGATTGCTTTAAatcagtggtggggaactggatctgaccTGTAGGCCGGATTTTTaattaccccaccccacctgtgGGCCAATTTTGACATGTAAATGGGACCACCTACCTGTTAGCCACCTGACATTATAGTGATTTCAGGGTTCAAAGGGGATCATTGTACAAGCTGACCAGCTTAACGGCAATTACAACCTTCCTTTGAAGATGAGCAGTCAGCTGATTGGCGCTGGGAGTGTGCCTTCAAAAGGGTGTCTGGAGAACAAGAACATTCCACTTTCATGAACCTCTCTGGATTCAAACCACTTCCTGAAAGTGGACTTCACAAGTAGCTCCCTGAAGTCACCAATCCACTGAGAAGTTGTTACAATAAGCCTCTTTGAACCTGCCCTCTCAGCACCAGTGGGGCTCCTTGTCACTGCTGATCAACTATTTTGCTTCTACCTACAGAGACAACCGTTTGGTGGAATCGCACTCCCTGCAACTCTGGATCCACCCAGACGTGGGAAGACTTGCCTGCATAAGTAATAGTTGACATGAAAAAGTGTTAGGCAGTTGAGCAGGGCCTGCACTAGAAAATTTCCAAGTGGATTGGCACCCATACTTTGTACTTTTCACACTTGCGATTCCCAAAAACTTTTATACAGATGCATACTGCCTCTAATGGAACATAGACATTGATGGCCTTCTCCTCCATCAACTTGTATGATTTTTTAAAGCCAGTCATGTTGGGAGCCATTGCtgcattttacaaaaactaattCCATAGTGTAACTAGGTGCTGTGCACTTTATTCTATCCATCCTGAATTctccaacattcagattcattggatgGCCCCAAATTTTAGAATTAGTGGGAGAGAAACCTCTCTTTGCAATCAGAATGTAGTCATGTCTGAGAATATAAATTTGGTTCCTTATGGATTAGAATCTCAACATCTGAAAACTCCTTTTAAAATAACCCTGTGTGTTCATATATACTAAAGTGACAAATGTTGCAGAGGCATGAAaactttcacaaaagaaaaagggTTTCCAGACATTTATTTCTGGAACTGTACACCAGGTATTAAAgtacaacaaatacaaaataatgttcaaaaaaATCAGTGTTTATGTACAAATATTAAAACCAATGCAACAATAGCAACTTCCTCTTGGGCATCCAATACTAAAACTGGTTGCGATTGTCACTAATTTATTTTGCTATGCACAGGGGATACCAACCTGAATCTAGGAATGACTGGAATTACTGGTTGCCTTAGGAAGGACTGCAGACCTTAACTGTTAGCAAAAAAACTACTGAGAAGTTTTCCCACTTGCATGGAAAAATCATAACCATGATACTATGTaaattcagtttctcatttatAGACAATGTGCTTTTAACACTGGGCAAACAGTCTTCTATTGGTCAGTTTATCCACTAGTTTACATTCAAACTTGAAATACCCACTAAAGACTTTGGTTAAAATTAAACTGTATTTCTAATACACTACTGGATCTGAAATTAACATATGTTTTTGACTTGGTTTTATAAGGAAACTGCACATATCAACCCAATCGTACACAATTTAGTATACTTCAGACAGTATTGTACAGCCTTCAAGTAAAGTCAGCAGTTTGACCATaacaagaggggggaaataagcatTTAACAAAAGCTAACAATGAGAAGATGAAATGACTTAACAAAAGTAAAAGTATTGCTCTAATCACAGCACCAGTTACACTTCTATGTGAATCAGCTATCCTTTTCAGAATCCCTGTAGTTAAGTGATACATCTACCAAACTGCAATTGCCCATGATggatttttggtttgtttttatgaaaagggagaggagagataaTATATTCAGCAATGAACAATGAAGTCATCACAGTTTGTTAGAAGAATTGTGCTTTACCCACATTGAATCAAGGCAATGTAGATTTCTTCATGTGGTTGCAGTTCTGCCATCTTCATGCCCCCCTCAAACGCAATTCTTTTAATAAACGGTAACAAGTTCtccatttaaaatgtttaacaCAGAGAAAAATAGGTTAAGTccagcttttaaaagaaaaattcaataaatagctATTTTACATGAATAAAGTCATAGTGGTACAAATTTATGAATGTCACATCAAGCATGCACAAAATGTTACTATACACAGAAGTAGTCAGAAAATATTGAAATAGATATCTAAAAAGATATGCAGAATGTACATATTTACATAATCTTGCAAATTATTGCCTCATTTTAACAAGGAATTAAAAGTAAACATTACCAGCTAGCTAGCCAACAGGCTAAATTAGATCAGCaattaaaatctattaaaactaGCCGGAATTCATTGTTCTTTCATACCATTTCAGAATTTTGGTCAAAAGTCTTTATTAAATAACTAAAGTGTCCATTCAACTTGCTGACAATCAAAACTTTAGACGAGAAACTAGACTCTCGGTCTTCATTAAGACCCCAGCAATGCATAGATAAACTGAACGTAGTACTGCATCAGCTAATGAGAATGGGTGTCGTCATTTAAGTGCAACTGGTATAAGCATTCAGACATGGTGTAATGATTTTATACAGACCAGCCACTGTAAACCCATAAACTTGAATGTATAACAGAAAAAGAATATGGCCAGTTATTTTACAAAATTATCTGTGATGAGTtgattcaaaaacaaaaaagaacaaagatACAGAGTTCAGCACAAATCACAGCAACAAGAAGCCGACAATTTGGCTAAAAGCGTCAGAATACAACACAGGGCCAAGGCTACCCCATTATTGACTGTGTACTTATTAGAATGACAGCTTTTAGATGTGTATTTCAGAACAGATCACCAACAGCAACTTTTGTCCACTGTGCTAAATTAATTTGCTAAAATGTTACGTGTGCTATATTAACTCTTTGAAGCCATTTTTGTTACAATGCCATGAAGAACATACAGCACTTTGCGGCATCTCAAACTCAGGATGTCAATGCAGTTCACAGTATGTAGAATAAATACCCTCCCTTTGAAGTATTAACTAAGGCATCTGCTTTCTCTCTTTATGCAGTGCAATCATGAAATCATTACTACCAACACTGAAAAGTTtactcttttctttaaaaaaaattgcaatattttaaaaaggaaattaaatatacATAGTGGCCAGTGCAAAAATAGACATGTTTTACTGCATGTCAATTGTATTGTTGGAAAATTCAACATTTTTGTGTCATTCAGGACACATAGCTAACACCTTTTGATTAAAATTATAAATGATAGGCAAAGCTAGAGTGAAAGGTTAAGCAATAAACATAAAACAGCTGTAACAAAGATTCCTCTCTGGAACATGAAATGCagtccaagaaaaaaaaaaatacatccatGCTTGAAGATGCTTCAAAGTTATGTATCATCTATGAATCTAGAATCCCTCATAAGTTTAACACATTGAACTGCAGTGCTCTGAACTTAAGGCAAGTTCTAAGATGTAAACCATTAGTGGAAAATCCTAAACTGTACCCTCACCTCTCAGTGGCCTTAAAAAAAGTTACATAACATTTGATGTTTTCACATTACACTCCTCAGAAGTGTAGAcaacttccccaccccaccccaacagtATACTGTATCATTTCAGCCAATAGGTTTACATACAGAAATCTGTGAAATTGTATCTGTGTAAGGTAGCCATGGCCTATAATTTGGTAAGAGCatccaaacacattttttttagacAGTGCTCCTACAGTCCTTTGTGCTAGTATCCATCAAGATAAACCTGTTGTTCTGTAAACTGAAGTGCTCTGGTTTAGTATGAGAGAAGGTTCCGCTTAAAAATATCATTGTATGTTTGTGCAGTTTAAATTAAAGAAACCTTTCCCTgcttttcattaattttaatgctaCATTGAACAGGGATCAGGACTGGTACCTGTAAACAATCACTTTTCCACTGCATCCATTACGGCAGAAGCAACTTAGACTAAAAAGCCACTCCAATCAGTTCAGAATTTCTGTGCTGGTTTTGAGACATCAGTCTCTGTTTacaggtttaaaaaagaaagaggaagcagAGCTTAAAGCTGCACCACAGAGTTCTCTTAGTCCCCAAACTCTGCTAAACGTCGTATGAAGTTTCCACATTTATGGATTGGAAAAAGTGAAAATACTCTTGATAAATCAAGATATAGTTCTGTACATAAAGACATCACTGATGTCACATAGTTCAAACTTCCAGTGAAAGACTAAGCAAACCTGATCGTTCCCATCAAGTTTACCATAAACCACCAACAGTGTCCACTGTCTCTTCAGTTTGCTGATAAAATTCATTCTGAGTGGAGGGCAGTGTGCTGGTGTAATGCATGAGCACTGATAAAGCCATTTGTCTCGTTTGCAGATAGACTGCTAAAGTCAGCCACTGAGACTGCCATTTTGGCACTGGTAATGTGATGCGTGTGATTCTCAAAATCAACACCCAAGTTATTCACAGAAACATCATTCATATACGATtctgggactgcaattcccattttTAGTCTCTTGGCAGGCCTTTCAGACTCCTCGTTGCACATGTTCATTGGGTTTAACTCGGAGTGATAAAATCCAGtctcaaataaattaaaacaatcacTTTCACCATTACTAGGCAAGTTAAGCAAATCTTCTGTTACAACAGGCACATGATTAACTGCTGTCCGAGGCAAGCTGTCCAGAGGTGGGAAGGCATCATCTAAGCAGTTCACATCTGTAGAGTGGCAGACTGTGGCTACACTGTTGGTCAGTGctagaagaaagaaaagcaatattAGCCAAAATGTCACCATTATCCTGACATACAGCAGCAACAAGCTATTCCAAGACATTATTTGTGCACCCTTTAATTTACCTGTCAAATCATTGGCAGTGATAGAGCTCAGAATGCTTAGCTGTTGGTCAGGCGTGGGCTCCGATCTGCTGTTTGACGTTATGGCTGAAGAATGCACAGCTCCACCAAGAGCTTCTGCTTCATCTACCAACCGGTCCATGTAGTCCCTGGAACGACAATGATCATCTTAAGGCAAGTAATTTAACTGACTATAATCAGAGGATATGCATCTTCAGAACAGCATCAATGCAATATCATAACATGGATGTGATGTTCTAGAGGAGAAaatcacaaaacacaaaaataaagccTTTCAAGGTCTTTGAACTTACGTGACTCCAGGATGGTGGTTGTATCTCTTTTTTCCGAATCTAGTTTGCTGTGCAAAGTAATCGTATCGTTCAGATTTCTTCCACATGTAGTAAAATGCTACACATTCAGCTACTGTTCTTGTTCTCACCTAAAAAGAATTGGCATGTTCAAGTCTTGATATTGATATCCATCATAAATCCTTACATGGAAATGCCAACGTGCTTCTGAAAGAGCTGGCAAAGAAGGGCCTGACTCCCCCAATAAATTAATATAATCCTGAGGGACTCATagtgttgaatcatagaatcgtgcCCAAATTCACATTGTGAAACCAACAACATTCTAAGGATTCTTAAATTGGAGAGACTTGCTTGTATGATGTAGTAAGAAGATGCTTATTacataatacaaaaaaaaacttgtggTTGGCCATTAGCATGCTGAGAGGAACTGGGAGGATAAGGATGCCAAATTCTGGCTCATTTTGACTGGGCACAGAATTCATAGGTTGGTTCATTGCTACAAAAACAAGAGAGTACGCCCCTGCAACAAGAGGTATGAATCATCCAGATTCTGTTCTACTTCCATAAGAGCTTTTCTAGTCAAAGAAATCAAGTCATACGTAGTTTTCCGGCCATGCCTTCTTCAGAGAAGGATGTCACTTGTGGCCCTCTATATCTTGTTGAACTTTAACTCCCATCGCCCTCTGACACGATAGCCAATTGCCAGGAATGATGTGAGTTACAGTTCACCAAtatatggagagccacagtttccctTCCCTGTCACAAAGGTTTCTTATTAAAAACCACTGAAAGCACCTGGAATCTTGGATAAAGGAAAAAGTTATGGCACACTTTCTGAAAACCATCCTCTCCTGGTCTTGGGATGGAGAAAGGGTAGGAATAGATTTAGAAACAGGAACATGTCTGTAAACACAACTCTTTAGCTTGGTAGACAAGCCTCCTTCCTACTTGGATGAAGAGACTGTCTTATTGCTCCATGTGGCCTGCTTTCTCCTGTTTCCAGATTGGCAGGTGCTATCTGGGGAACAAAAAGGGTAGTGGCACTAAGTTGAGTTTGTGCACCACTGAGACATTTTCCAGCCAGCTGCTGGGATAAGCATATGAATGAATTGGTCCCTCCATTAACAGTAATGGGCCAGCAACCCTGGAGAGGAAATGAGGGATCAACTGCATAGAGAAAAAGAGAATATACAATTTCAAAAATCTAGCCATGACCAAGCCACATAACCCAGCAAATCAGAAAACCCAGGAAACGGCTCTTAGCTAACTAATAAACTGCTGAGTCCATCAGACCCAACAATGCTGCTGtggtaaaaagaaaagggggggggggcacaatccACTTGAGGGTTAGAATATTATCTCATCATGTCTCATATTTTACTTGCTGCTTTTATAATGTTATGTCATCCATGAGTCCAGAGAAAATTTCAACAAAGagttatttattgtgcattaacAAATTTGTTGTGGAATAAGCATTTATGAGCCAGAGCCCACTTTGTCAAATGCATCTAACTCGGTCATCAGCAAATATCAACTTTCTGGTTTCAGAACAAAAGCAGAAGTAGTAACTAGTGATGCAGAACAGCTGTAGTAAACTAGGTATTTTTCCTCCTTTCGCCTCAAACAATAATTTAGTTCTTGTATAAAGTAATGCAATAGCAGTAGAGTAAATGAATACAGCAtcaagtttgtttgcttttttaaaaagtataaacatTCACAGTAATGACATTCCACTACACACTACTTCATACATAGAGGCTGACTCATTTACTAAATGAACAGATTTACAACGTTTGTTATACATTTAACATGTCAATGGCCAGTCAGTAACAATATGCTGGCTCTACATCTCTGATTTTAAAAACACCAGCaccatttgtttcatttatttgtataTCAACATACCTTATTTTTTTGTATGAGATGAAAATCTTTCCCATAAATCAGAAGTGCATGTTCAAAGTTTCTACATTCTTCTTCTGTCCAGGCTGTCATCTCTTAAGAAAGGAAAGTTACGATTAATATTCTGTTCAAATTAATAGCCATTCCACCCTCTAGCA from Lacerta agilis isolate rLacAgi1 chromosome 11, rLacAgi1.pri, whole genome shotgun sequence harbors:
- the MIER3 gene encoding mesoderm induction early response protein 3 isoform X2; amino-acid sequence: MLVHDYDDERTLEEEEMMDEGKNFGSEIEDLEKEGSMPLEDLLAFYGYEPTIPVIASSSADSSPSELADELPDMTLDKEEIAKDLLSGDDEETQSSADDLTPSVTSHETTDFFPRPLRSNTTCDGDKESDGEEVEVDAGNSSEDLRKEIMIGAQYQAEIPPYLGKSSSDDEKAYKNEDQLLWQPDMISENKVREYLFETSLRTGNEKTIGRIPEGMHTRDNEQALYELFKCNHNVKEAIERYCSNGKASQEMTAWTEEECRNFEHALLIYGKDFHLIQKNKVRTRTVAECVAFYYMWKKSERYDYFAQQTRFGKKRYNHHPGVTDYMDRLVDEAEALGGAVHSSAITSNSRSEPTPDQQLSILSSITANDLTALTNSVATVCHSTDVNCLDDAFPPLDSLPRTAVNHVPVVTEDLLNLPSNGESDCFNLFETGFYHSELNPMNMCNEESERPAKRLKMGIAVPESYMNDVSVNNLGVDFENHTHHITSAKMAVSVADFSSLSANETNGFISAHALHQHTALHSE